The DNA region AGAAGAAAGTTCAGAAGCTGGGAGAAACTTCTGTATCTAGACCGCATGTGCCTCTGGTATCCTCCTCCTCTCCAAGTAAGTCTCTACCTTCTGACTCTCCATCATTACATTTAAGGCAACTATCTTCTTCCCTACCTCAACCCTCACCTATTTACATACACTCTGAACCTACACCCTCCACCATAAAGCCCTCTAAAACTCCCATATCTAACCCACCATCACCTCTCCTTCAAAAATTCAATCTCTCCACCACAACTCTACCTATATCTGAAGCCCAATTATTCAATGAACCAATATCACTACCCTCTTCCACTCCCTCATCCTCTCCTTACTACACCATATCTTCTGACTCTGACCAACCTGATCCTCAATCCCCCGCTCTTGCTCAACTCCAGACTCTCTCCCTCTCAACCCAAAATCCACCTTCAGAGCCAGAAACCAACATTCCTTCACCATCTGACCAACCACCAATATTGCCCTCTGAACATCA from Lathyrus oleraceus cultivar Zhongwan6 chromosome 1, CAAS_Psat_ZW6_1.0, whole genome shotgun sequence includes:
- the LOC127114227 gene encoding uncharacterized protein LOC127114227, encoding MREPYERKSKKKVQKLGETSVSRPHVPLVSSSSPSKSLPSDSPSLHLRQLSSSLPQPSPIYIHSEPTPSTIKPSKTPISNPPSPLLQKFNLSTTTLPISEAQLFNEPISLPSSTPSSSPYYTISSDSDQPDPQSPALAQLQTLSLSTQNPPSEPETNIPSPSDQPPILPSEHHTKFPSENPITHQSEPPTETIPTPPAPTSPTFEPKTTFPTLEEAVTLFVESSMEKIISLSKNSRMSDDPSATRIHLNRVIRWMTFEAFKLKDLSEQVRNDFNREVGERL